GGCGCACCGATCAAGGATGAACCGAGAATCACTGCCGCAGCCCCAACCTGATCGGCAATGGAATGGATGAGCCGCACACGGTAAATGCCGAAACCAACGGTTCGGATGATGTTCCAACCACCGAACATGGTACCAAGCGTAATGGCGCTGGCGCAGATGAGAATGACCCAATCTGGAACGGTGAATGTGGAATAATAGCCGGTGGCGAGCAGCAACATGCCAAGTATTCCCATTCCTTTTTGACTGTCGTTGGTGCCGTGGCTGAACGCCAGCCAGCTCACCGAAATGTATTGCGTAAAAATGAAGACAGGTTTCGAATGCATGCTCAGCCGCTTAAAGAGAAACAAGAAGAGTTTCATTACGAGAAACCCCACAAAAAATCCCGCCAAGGGCGAAAAGATCATACCCGTGATGATCTTCATAAAACCTTCAATATGACCGCTCTCGATCGCTTCCAAACCCCAATTGACCGATGAACTTCCCATTGTGACCAACGCGGCACCGATCAATCCGCTGGTAAGCGAGTTGGAAGAAGATGTAGGCAATCCGAGTTTCCACGTGATGAGATTATAGCTGATGGCGGCAAGCACAGCCGAAAGCACCACGGCCTGAGCAATAGACGCATCCACTTCGCCAATGCTCACGAACTCTCCGATGGTATTTGCCACGGCCAAACCACCGAGAAACGGACCGAGAAACGTGAAAACCGTTACCAATCCAATCGCGATTGTCGGTGACATGGCGCGCGAGGCGATGGCCGTTGCAACCATATCGGCCGCATCGTGAAATCCGTTGGTGAAATCATACAACAGCACCAGCGCAATTCCCAGTACAAGTATGATCGTTGGTGTCATAGAAAACTGATGTTTCAGTCGGAAAAATTACCCAAGTGGCGGCTCATATCCCAAACGAAATTTTGACGCCCTCGATCACCATTCCCACACCAATAATGGCGATGATAAGTCCCATCAATTTTCCGACCACCGTAATAATGTTCCGACCCAGTTTGACTACCAGAATTTCGCTCAGGCTGAAAACGTAATACGTGATCAGACACATGAGTGCGAAGATGATAATGACCACTCCGATGTGCAGAAAATCGGTATTGTCCGTGTAATTCATGGCAGTTACAATGGTTCCTGGCCCCGCAAGAAATGGTGTGGCCAAAGGCGAAATGGCGATGTTCTCATCCACATTCGCATTCTGAATGTGCTTGACGTCCGATTTCTTGGACATCAGCATCTCAAAACCGACATAGAAGATGAGAATGCCACCCGTGATCTTGAAAGCAGGAACGGTAATGCCAAACATTTCGAAGATGAACTTGCCCAGCAGAACGAAAATGGCCACGATGACAAATGCCGTGACCGTTGCCGTTCGGTTGATCCGTTGTTTCGTCTCACGGTCAGAACCTTCTACCAACCCGATAAAAATGGGTGCGCCCGCAATGGGGTTCATGATGGCGAAAAACCCTGTGAAAACGGATAATGAAAAGGTCAGCAGATCGGCCATTTTGTTTTTCTTAACCGCAGAGACGCAAAGTTTAAGCAAAGTGCGCTACAAAACAGTCTCTGTGCATCTCTTTTACTCAATTAGTCTCCGTGTAATCTTCATTACCGTTGTAAACCAAGGCTGACCAAGACCATTGCAAAGGCGCTGCATCATTCTCCGTTCCGTTTCAGAATTTCCTTCACCACTTGTTCGGAGATCCGAAAATCTGTTTTCAGCAGCTTCTCAATGATCGGCTTCACCAATGGAATCTTCCCCATCTGTTTCGCTTTATGGATAACTCCCAAGGTGCCTGTAAAATGTAATCCGAGCTGCTTGGCCAGTTTTCTCGCCTTCAGGTCGTCCAATATCAACAGAGAATCATTCATCTCCTGCGCCAAAGCAATGGCACTTGCCTCTCCCAGATCCAACTGAGTTTCCAGAAACTGTTGGTACTTTCTGTCCTTGGCTGCCTCAATATGAATCCAATCAGGAAGCGGTTCTCCAAACTCATTCGCAACTTCTATGGTCGTGTACACGATTCCATATACATCATTCAGAATGCGCAGCTGTTCTATTTTGTGCAGCAGAATGAGGCTGCTGGTGTCGGTAATGACAACTTTAGGCATTTGCGATATCCGAGTTCAGATCCTCCACGGTAGTTCCAAAGACCGACACACCGTATTTCCCTAAAAGCTCAATGAATGTCCTTTTGGAGATTCCAACCATGGCGGCAGCCTGTCCTGCTGAAAGTTTACCGTCCTCATAGAGTTTGGATGCCAGAATCATTAGAAGATCATGTTCGGAAAGTTCTGAACCATCAGGTATATGAAGCTGAATTGTTCTCATATCTTAACTTATGCCTTTCTTAATGGGAAACTTCTAAGATAAATCTTCTATTCAAACCTCCCACTCTTTTCCAGTTCGATAAACGGTACCCTTGAAAAGCGCCACAATTTCCTCACGCTGATTTTTCACCTCAATTTCGTAAATACCAATTTTCTTGGTGAGGTTCTTCTCAATGGCAACGGCCGTTAGCTGATCACCTTCTTTCACGGGCTTGGTGTGTGAAATGGATGTTTCGATGCTTACGCTTTGAATGCCATGGCCGTTTGAGGCGAAAGCCAAAGCGGAATCCGCCAAACTGTAGGTGATGCCACCATGAGCAATATCAAAACCGTTCAGCATTTCCTTACGGACGATCATTCGGAGAACCGAACTTCCTGCACCATCTTCCACACGTTCAATTCCGAGCCATTTGCTGAATGGATCGTTGTTGTACATGCGGTCGACAACACGTGTTGGAAGTGAATTCTCCTCAGCCATCAGTTGTAGAATTTCTGGCCATCTCTCACCATTCTTCGAAGCAACACACAGGCGCGATAACGTTCCTCGCGGTAATCTTCATAAAGCGAATCGATGCGATGCAGCACATGTTCCAAACCGCGCTCATCTCCCCAAGCCAAAAGCCCTTTCGGGTAGTTCACCCCTTTGGTCATGGCAAGGTCGAGGTCTTCTTTGGAAGCAATGCCCAAATGAAAGGCATCAATGGCTGAATTGACCAACAGATCGACCACGCGGTTCACGATCATCTCACCCAAGGCACGGTTGGTATTCGGTTCGGGTTTTTCGGCTCCTTCGGAATAATCGTAGTAACCACGCCCTGATTTTCTCCCAAGCAATCCGCCCTCAACCAATCGCTGCTGAATGACCGAAGGGCGATAACGCGGGTCGTAGAAGAACGACTGAAAAGCCGTTGACGTAACCGCAAAATTGATGTCGTTGCCGATCAGATCCATCAACTCAAACGGCCCCATTCGGAAACCTCCGAGTTCCTTCAATGCCCAATCGATGGTCGCTTCATCGGCAATACCTTCTTCAAGTATTCGGATAGATTCCCCATAAAATGGTCGCGCTACGCGATTTACAATGAAACCAGGCGTGTCTTTCGCGATGACAGGAACCTTTCCCCACGCTTTCATCAGGTCTTTCATCTCATCGGCCAAGCCATCTCGCGTAAGCATACTTGGAACAATCTCCACCAACGCCATCAGCGGGGCTGGATTGAAGAAATGAATTCCGATAACGCGGCTTGGGTCCTTCAGCTTTCCGCCAATGGCTACAATTGGAAGTGTGGAAGTATTGGAGGCCAAAACTGCCTCTTCATCGCATATCATTTCCAACTCTTGAAACAAGCCTTGCTTGATCTCGAGGTCTTCGATGATCGCTTCAATCACGAGACCGCATCGTTTAAGGTCATCGATGCTACGGGTGTAAGTAATTCGTTTGGCGCAAGCATTGGCCTCATCAAAGGTCAATTTTCCCTTTTCCACCAAGCGGGCAAAGATCCTCTGATGGCCCTTTGCTGCTTTCTCCAACGCATCAGCATTGCTATCATTCAGAAAAACCTTGTGGCCAGCCTGAGATGCAACTTGGGCAATTCCAGCTCCCATTGACCCCGATCCGACCACACCTACAATTAATTCACTCATATCTTATTCTATTCTTTAACCGCAAAGGCGCGGAGATTTCGCAAAGAGCACCAAGACCTTCAAGGTTTTGAAAACCTTGAAGGTCCTGTAGAATTTCACTCCCCTATAAATACTGGTTTACGTTTCTCTAAAAAGGCAAGAATGCCTTCTGCATTGTCGGCCGTGCGACCTGCCTCACCCTGAAGGTCACGCTCCACGGCCAACTGCTCGTTCATGGTATTATGAAGCGAGTAATTCAGCGCCTTCTTCGTGAGGCCGATACCGCGTGTTGGCATCTGCGCCATGCGCTTGGCCAATTCCAGCGCACCGCTCATCAGCTCGCCATCTGGAAATACCTTGTAAACAAGACCAAGCTCTTTGGCTTCCTCCGCTGTCATCTTCTCTCCCAACATCATCATAACTGAGGCTCGGTGCAAGCCGACTAATCGCGGAAGGAAATACGTTCCACCAGTATCTGGAATCAATCCGATATTAACAAACGATTGGATGAACTTGGCGCTTTCGGTTGCCAGCACAATATCGCAACAATAGGCCAAGTTGGCTCCTGCGCCAGCCGCAACTCCGTTCACCGCAGCTATTACAGGTTTTTCAATGGCACGAATCTTCCTCACGATCGGATTGTATTTGGTCTCCACGTGTTCTTCGATCTCGGAAATTCCAGAAACGGCCTCTTCCAGATCCTGGCCTGCGCAGAAGCCTCGGCCTGCGCCTGTGAGCAACACGCATCGAACCTCATCATTCTCCATGCAATGGTCCAAAGCAGTTTGCAGGTTGGATCCCATGGAGTTATTGAAACTATTCAGTTTGTCAGGACGGTTGAGCTCTATGAGCGCCACGCCATCCTGAATGTGGAAACGAAGATCTTCGAAGGTCATTGTTCAGAATTTGCGACTAAGGTAGAAAGCCACCCGAATACGTCAAATCGGTGAACGGTCAATTGGAAACATGACCTCGGTCAGAGCGCTGTGAAATCCTTACGGTACTTTAGTTCCAACCTTAAAAACCATTAAAAATGAAGTATCTATTTGCTCTCGGATTGGTAGTTGCACTTTCCAATCCATTCAATGCGGACGCGCAGAACGCCATGTACAAAAAAGAAGACATGAAGCGTATTTTGGAAACGTACAATGAGATTGTGATCAACATGCCGGGTTGGGAATACAAGTATGTTGGTAACTGGATCAGCACAATGACGATTGAAGGTGATCACACATTGACCTTTACAAGGGGGAAAGTGACGCACTCTTACGACCTCAGTAAGGCCGTTTTCATTCAGGAAGAAGGTAGCTTTGTAAAAGTGTGGCTGAGCAAATAAGCCTCAAATGCACTTGAAATAATCAAACGGCTCTTTGCAGTCGTTGCATTGATACAATGCTTTGCAAGGTGTTGAGCCAAATTGGCTCAACATTTTTGTTTGGCGCGATCCGCAATGCGGGCAGGTCACTTCTTTCGGATGGCTGAGAAGCACGTTCTTGTCTGACGTGGCCTGCTCTGGCGGTGCGATGCCGTATTCCTGAAGTGCCTTCCTTCCCTTTTCAGAGATCCAATCGGTTGTCCAAGCAGGAGAAAGCACCGTTTTTATCCTGTACTCATCGAAACCAGCACCTTGCAGAACTGCTTCAATATCTTCTTCCATTACCTTCATGGCCGGACAACCAGAATAGGTCGGTGTGATGATGATCTCTGGGTTTCCGTTGACGATTTTGGCTTCGCGAACCACACCAAGATCCACCAGACTGAGAACCGGGATTTCAGGGTCCATCACTTCATCGAGTAGATTCCAAAGTTCTTTTTCGTTCATGGTGATAAAATCAATCCTCCGCCATATTTCTACAGGCTCAGCATCGGCCGTTCCTCGGCACCTCCTTTTAAAGGAGGAATTGACAGCCGCCATTCCTCCCTTTTGGGGAGGTCAGGAGGGGCTTTACCACTCACAACCGGGATATGCCCGCTGCATGTATTGCAATTCAGCGAGAACGTAACCGAAATGTTCCGTGTGTCTTCCTTGCTTGCTTCCGCTCTGCATCCAGCCATTTTCTGGCATTTCGAGCGTAGCTTCTGTTAAGACTTCTTTCACCTTTTCCTGCCATGCAGGGTAGATCTTCTCAAGGTCTGGGCCGATGCCTGCTTCAATCACAGCTTTGTCGCTTTCATCCTGTACAAAAAGATCGCCTGTGTACATCCAAACATCATGGAATGATTGCTGGATGCGGTTGTGACTCTCTTCCGTTCCATCGCCCAATCGAAGCGTCCATTCGGTGCTTCTGCGCAAGTGATAACGAATCTCTTTGATGGCCTTGGCCGCAATCGCTGCAACAGTTTCGTCCGTTGAGTTCACCAATTCGGAGAACAATAGATAATTGAACTGGTCGAACAGAAATTGCCGTGCAATGGTGTCTCCGTAATGTCCGTTCGGAAGTTCGCAGATAAGCGCGTTTCGGTATTCTCTTTCAATGCGCAAATAGGCGAGATCATCCTCGTCTCGGCCCTTTCCTTCCACTTCTCCAGCGTAGCTGTACAACGAACGTGCATGCCCCAAAAGATCCAAAGCCGTGTTGATGATGGCGATGTCTTCCTCCAATTCGGGTCCGTGGCCACACCACTCGCTCAATCGGTGACCGAGAATCGCTGCGTTATCTGCCAAGCGCAGCAGGTAATTGAACAATGCTTCTTTCTGCTGCATATCAGATGTGGCCTACTTCGTCTGGAATATCATAGAATGTCGGGTGGCGATAGATCTTATCCTCATTCGGATCGAAC
The nucleotide sequence above comes from Flavobacteriales bacterium. Encoded proteins:
- a CDS encoding inorganic phosphate transporter; its protein translation is MTPTIILVLGIALVLLYDFTNGFHDAADMVATAIASRAMSPTIAIGLVTVFTFLGPFLGGLAVANTIGEFVSIGEVDASIAQAVVLSAVLAAISYNLITWKLGLPTSSSNSLTSGLIGAALVTMGSSSVNWGLEAIESGHIEGFMKIITGMIFSPLAGFFVGFLVMKLFLFLFKRLSMHSKPVFIFTQYISVSWLAFSHGTNDSQKGMGILGMLLLATGYYSTFTVPDWVILICASAITLGTMFGGWNIIRTVGFGIYRVRLIHSIADQVGAAAVILGSSLIGAPTSTTQVVTTTLVGAGAAERPKHVHWMVIKNIIAGWGFNIPICMGLGAVFSFILMKLL
- a CDS encoding NAAT family transporter, encoding MADLLTFSLSVFTGFFAIMNPIAGAPIFIGLVEGSDRETKQRINRTATVTAFVIVAIFVLLGKFIFEMFGITVPAFKITGGILIFYVGFEMLMSKKSDVKHIQNANVDENIAISPLATPFLAGPGTIVTAMNYTDNTDFLHIGVVIIIFALMCLITYYVFSLSEILVVKLGRNIITVVGKLMGLIIAIIGVGMVIEGVKISFGI
- a CDS encoding DUF3368 domain-containing protein codes for the protein MPKVVITDTSSLILLHKIEQLRILNDVYGIVYTTIEVANEFGEPLPDWIHIEAAKDRKYQQFLETQLDLGEASAIALAQEMNDSLLILDDLKARKLAKQLGLHFTGTLGVIHKAKQMGKIPLVKPIIEKLLKTDFRISEQVVKEILKRNGE
- a CDS encoding UPF0175 family protein; its protein translation is MRTIQLHIPDGSELSEHDLLMILASKLYEDGKLSAGQAAAMVGISKRTFIELLGKYGVSVFGTTVEDLNSDIANA
- a CDS encoding hotdog fold thioesterase, with amino-acid sequence MAEENSLPTRVVDRMYNNDPFSKWLGIERVEDGAGSSVLRMIVRKEMLNGFDIAHGGITYSLADSALAFASNGHGIQSVSIETSISHTKPVKEGDQLTAVAIEKNLTKKIGIYEIEVKNQREEIVALFKGTVYRTGKEWEV
- a CDS encoding 3-hydroxybutyryl-CoA dehydrogenase; the encoded protein is MSELIVGVVGSGSMGAGIAQVASQAGHKVFLNDSNADALEKAAKGHQRIFARLVEKGKLTFDEANACAKRITYTRSIDDLKRCGLVIEAIIEDLEIKQGLFQELEMICDEEAVLASNTSTLPIVAIGGKLKDPSRVIGIHFFNPAPLMALVEIVPSMLTRDGLADEMKDLMKAWGKVPVIAKDTPGFIVNRVARPFYGESIRILEEGIADEATIDWALKELGGFRMGPFELMDLIGNDINFAVTSTAFQSFFYDPRYRPSVIQQRLVEGGLLGRKSGRGYYDYSEGAEKPEPNTNRALGEMIVNRVVDLLVNSAIDAFHLGIASKEDLDLAMTKGVNYPKGLLAWGDERGLEHVLHRIDSLYEDYREERYRACVLLRRMVRDGQKFYN
- a CDS encoding 2-(1,2-epoxy-1,2-dihydrophenyl)acetyl-CoA isomerase, whose protein sequence is MTFEDLRFHIQDGVALIELNRPDKLNSFNNSMGSNLQTALDHCMENDEVRCVLLTGAGRGFCAGQDLEEAVSGISEIEEHVETKYNPIVRKIRAIEKPVIAAVNGVAAGAGANLAYCCDIVLATESAKFIQSFVNIGLIPDTGGTYFLPRLVGLHRASVMMMLGEKMTAEEAKELGLVYKVFPDGELMSGALELAKRMAQMPTRGIGLTKKALNYSLHNTMNEQLAVERDLQGEAGRTADNAEGILAFLEKRKPVFIGE
- the paaJ gene encoding phenylacetate-CoA oxygenase subunit PaaJ, which translates into the protein MNEKELWNLLDEVMDPEIPVLSLVDLGVVREAKIVNGNPEIIITPTYSGCPAMKVMEEDIEAVLQGAGFDEYRIKTVLSPAWTTDWISEKGRKALQEYGIAPPEQATSDKNVLLSHPKEVTCPHCGSRQTKMLSQFGSTPCKALYQCNDCKEPFDYFKCI
- the paaC gene encoding phenylacetate-CoA oxygenase subunit PaaC; the encoded protein is MQQKEALFNYLLRLADNAAILGHRLSEWCGHGPELEEDIAIINTALDLLGHARSLYSYAGEVEGKGRDEDDLAYLRIEREYRNALICELPNGHYGDTIARQFLFDQFNYLLFSELVNSTDETVAAIAAKAIKEIRYHLRRSTEWTLRLGDGTEESHNRIQQSFHDVWMYTGDLFVQDESDKAVIEAGIGPDLEKIYPAWQEKVKEVLTEATLEMPENGWMQSGSKQGRHTEHFGYVLAELQYMQRAYPGCEW